The DNA sequence CCCCAGGTTCGGTCTGGGGACAACCGGGGCAGGTCGATCATAACATCACCCGCGTCGTCTCGGGTATCGCAGCCACCGCACTCAAGCCGACTAGAGCGGCCCGGGATACTGTCCGCATCCTGCAGCAGATGAATCTGGGGTAATGCAAAATCAACAAGACGATAAGTAATTATCATTCCTTTCTGCTGCCAAACTTAGAAATATGAACATTTAAAGCAACAATCCCTGATCTAATTCAAACACCTGTCCGTTATACTTCACTAAAGGGCTTGTATTATTAGAAACGAATACTGGAACAATCACAGGAGATGAACCATGGATTTCACGTTAACGTTGATGCCCCTCATCCCCTTTCTGTTCTTCTTTGCATTCCTGTTTCTCCATGCTCGCGGTATAAACTGTCCTTCCTGTCACCGCCCGATGCCGGTTATTCAGTCTCCTTTCAATAAGACCCGACGTCAGTGGCTTGTCGGCGGGTATCGCTGTCCGAACTGTGGTTGCGAAACAGACCTCAAAGGCAGGCAGGTTGCAGCCAGAACACTTCCCGAACAGGGAACCTTACTGCATGGGATGGGGCTGTTTGTATTCTGTATCGTGATCTCCCTGCTACTGACCTGTATTCCACTTATGATGCTCCTGATGCGAAACTGAAAACAACTCTGATTCATATGCAAGATAAAGAACCTGCTTCCTGGATCGGTCCTGTGCTTCTCTGGTCGCTGAGTGCTGCGATATTGGGATACTTTCTGTTTTATTCTGCGGTATTACACGCTGCCAACCGATATTCTCATCAGCTGTTTCTGGATTTAATTGGCCGTTCCATGGCCAATCCTCGCTGGGAACCCTGGTGGGGATCAACGCTTTTTTACTGGGCCTGTTTCTATTCCGCAATCGTTCATGGAACCCTGGTCGGACTGATTACCTATGTTATTCATACTGTTTATACGCGAAGAAAGAACAGAAACTAACGATGCTCTTAAGGGAAATAACTTCCATCCTCGTGATGATGTTGATAATGCTGATATTACTCTCCCCCTTGATTGCTTTTCTTTTCTATAGGGTCAAGCAAGCCCAGGGGAAATTCTGTCCTTCGTGCGGCACACCATTGTTCCCCTTTCAACATCCCATAACAAAAACCATTCAACAATGGAAACAGGGCGGCTATCGCTGTCGCAATTGTGGGTGCCTGACAGATCTTGATGCCAAAGAAATACCAGATGGTCCCTATCCGAAACGTCGCACGCTCCTCCTGGTTCTGATGGGCCTTAATCTGCTCCTGATAATCTCTTTCCTATCGCTGGTTTACTTCTACTTCCACTATATAAATCCGAATAAGTGAAGATCGCGAATTCAGTCGCTCTGGGGCACTCAACGTCACTTCACACCCTCCAACACCGCCGCCAGTCGCCAGCCCGCCTGGGCCGTCCGCTTGACCGCGATCGAACCTGCCTGCCGATAATAACTCTGAGGCAGCGAAGACAGTTTCTGAAACTTCCCACTCTCAGCTTCACTCACGCGGGCTGCTTCCAGTATTTCCACGCTGTATCCTTTCTCCCGAGCCAGTTCGTGGCTTTCGTTGATCCAGGTCACATAATTCAAATCCCCGGCAGCGCTCTCGCCGAGCCGCTTATTCGCGGGGTCCCGTTCGATCCCCACCGCCTGGCCGACAATCTCCGAATCCTTGAAGCTGTTCCCCAGCAGACCATCCCACTGGGAATGCAGATTCGATTTTGCAATCCGAATATCATTGCCCCCTCGATCTCCCTCCGGAAACATCCGTCGGCTGAACAGGGCCGAAGAATGCAGCGGCTGATGACTGTCCCCCACCAGGTGCATCACCCAGCAGAAGTAGACGGCTTTATCAGCCTGACTCACACTCGGATCTTTCAGTTGCGCCACACAATATTCCAGGGCCTGAATAATGTTGAATCCCAGCACATCGTCTCCCGCCTTGATCGACGTCGCCACGTTCGCTGAGAGCTGCTTACTCAATGCGTTTTTTGAAGCGTCATCCAGATAGATCGGCTGGTTGATGTAATGCCAGGTCCCATGATGATATTTCTCGCGGTCCGCATCCTTGAAACTCCGGGCAATATCCGGCCAGGTCGCCGCCCGCATGAACAGCCAGCGAGCCTGGATCTCCGGCGTCGCATCCTTGATGATCTGAGGCATCCGCGACTGGAAATCCTGCTCGAAGCGGGGATGCTGTTTGAGCAGCTGCACGAGCTCCATCCGCCGTCCAGGCGTCAGTTGATCCCAGGCGATCGCAGCGATGATCCGATGCCCCGCATAGTTCCAGGCCTGGGTTGGTCGAACTGTCACGAACAGGAACAGTACAAACACAGTTAGCAGCGCAAATCGTTTCACAATCAGGTCTCGTTTTTCTGGTTCAGTCGAAGGATGAAATCCAGACCTCAATTGTCGGGATCGGCTCTGTCGAGACAAGGAAGCGACTCCCACGTTTATACAAAATTCATATTTGAGAATCACCATTTCTGATCAGAGCCTCTCTCCAAAACAGCAGCGTGTTGACTACTTCGTATTTTATACCGGTGCACTCTGGTGAACCTCACTGAATAAATTGAACTTGAATCGCAGTTCCCGTTCCGTATTTTGTGAAATTCTGCTTCGCGCGCGAGGCGGACAATGCGTGCACCGGAACCTGTTCCACCAGTGAGTCAACAGCACCTGAATCGGCGTCGAATTTTGAAGGTTTTCACCAGAACACTCAGAACCAGTGCCACATGTCTCGTACAATATCAAAGCATTTCGCAGCACACTCAGAGCATTTGAAGTACATCTCAACAACAACTCAGGGAACATCAGAGCAGATTCAGCAGCAGAATTTCGCAATACCCTCTTGACCTCCCCACGCCCCTCCACAAAATCAGTACCCACATGAAAACGCCTTCTAAAAGATGAGCGGCAAGGCGCTAGCCGCCGGTAACGGAAGAAAAACATCCTTCTCACTCCTGAAAAACCAATCCACCGATTGTACGGATCGTCCCCCAACCACCAAGCTGAAGATCGATCACTGCCCGGCAGTAATAAAAAAATAAAAATTCGGGAACTCCCGGACCGCTGCAGAACTCTAACGTGTATGCAAACAATCATCATCATAAATCTGTTGCTCTGCTCCGCCGGACCCGGTCACTTGCGAAATGACGATCCGCCAGCTTCTCTGTTCGTACCGGTTCCCCATGTCATGCCGTTACCAACGGGCGAACTTGCGGGGCTGACCTTCGACATGATTCCTGACATCTTTGATATGCAGGATTTACCCAATGATCCCTGGGACGCAGACTGGGAGGAGCTCGATCCCGATCAGCTTTATGAAGTCATCAAAGACCTGGAAAACGTGGAGCCCCAGATAATCATCCGGGGGCAGGTGCCCATGATTTTTATCAATCCCGTACCGATTCAGATCGATCCGGCTGAGTTTCGATTGATAGAACTCGAATTAGAGCCTCCCATCTCAAACAGCGAACCCTGACGCGGAGATGCATCGTGCCGGTGTTTAGATGATACACTGGGCTGAATCAGGAAGAGGAGCCAGTTTCTTCATGATTAATCTGAACCATCATTTTGTGTGGAAAACTCATTCGCAAGCTGAATCAGTTTTCGCTTTGAGTATGGATCACGACATATCTTATCAATTGTAGAATGTGAGAATACTGCTCGAGCCGTAATCTGTTTTTCACTATGCTCCGAATTTGTTGTGTTAGGTCGGATGACAATCAGTGAAATCGTTTCAAAGTCTTGATATCTGGATTGGCAGATTGCGATCATCGCTCTGGAAATAAGCTCTTCGAAATAGGAAGGACTGGAGTCCATAGAATTGATGATGATCTTCGTCTCAGTTCCATTGACCTTCAGTTCGAATGGATCTAACACGGCATGATCAAGTTGATATTCGAGATGTTCTAACGTCCCCGGCGTAAGTCTGTTAATGACATTCTCAGAGAGTCGCGAATCTTCTTCGGTGAATTGGATGACACCGGATTGCCAGGCTACCAGAACTGCTGCCCCTGCCAGGATCAGGAAACAGACTAGAGGTATTACAATGGTTCGGCAGCTGATTATTTTATTACTTCTTGACATGAAGCTTTTTCTCAAGGACGTCTAGTCTGAAGAGCTGGCAGAGAAGCCGGTTGCAGAAAGTGCAGGGAATCAATCAGTTAACTCAATGTGTACTTTCTCGAATTACCAGGCATGACACACTCTCCTCGGGCGGTTTCTCAATCGGGCGTGAGGGAAAGAACATCAGCCAGGCACCACTCACAATCAGCAGGAACCCGATCAGGTTGAACAGGCAGCCCGCCGTCGTTTTCCTGGTTGCCGCGCCGCCTCGGCCATTGAGCAGTTCACCCAGACAGAACAGGGCGATCCCCGGAAAAAACAGTGAAGCTTCTGGCGGTAACGCCTTCGTGTCCACAGTCAGGCTGACAACAAATAGAATCACCGCGGCGATCATCACCAGCGTCAGGTAAAACCTCTCATTCGTCAGCAGATTCTGTTTCATCTCCGTAGTTTAGCCGCAGGGCACCGAAAGCTCTAGAAGTCTGCTCAAAGAATTCCTGAGGGAACCTCACGCGACAAAGGGAAACAGCCCCGGCGTATCCTGCCGCCCGGGCTGTTTCTGGAGGCCATGCTAGTTCTTCCACAAGGAAGCCGCATCATAATTTATGAAGTCGGGTTGTCAATCTTTTCTCTGAAAAGAGCCCGGCCACCGCCTCCGATACTTCACATCGAATGCATTAATAACGGATCACAGTCATGTCCTGGTCAAGCGACTCACGCAGGAATTGAGACAGCGATTGCAGATAAGGCCAGTGATACTCCTGGATCATCGATTCCTCGAGTTCACACATCAGCAATTCGGGGAGGATCTCATTGCCCAGGGCCAGTTCGGTAAACTGCTCCTGTGTCAGGGATGCGATTTCCGCAAGTGATTCTCGCAGCGATTTCGCCGGGATCACTCTGGCAGGACCATACCCCAAATCTGCTCGTGTAGCGGCGCGCCACCTGCCAGCACATCCATCAGTCCAGGAAATGTGTCCTCGGTCTCGGTCGTATCGAATTCCATACTCACCGGATCAAGAATGAAGATCAACTCGTAACCCGCCTTGTCCATATCCAGGTAATCCGGGGTATCATAGTTGCGACACTCCGA is a window from the Gimesia benthica genome containing:
- a CDS encoding S1/P1 nuclease translates to MKRFALLTVFVLFLFVTVRPTQAWNYAGHRIIAAIAWDQLTPGRRMELVQLLKQHPRFEQDFQSRMPQIIKDATPEIQARWLFMRAATWPDIARSFKDADREKYHHGTWHYINQPIYLDDASKNALSKQLSANVATSIKAGDDVLGFNIIQALEYCVAQLKDPSVSQADKAVYFCWVMHLVGDSHQPLHSSALFSRRMFPEGDRGGNDIRIAKSNLHSQWDGLLGNSFKDSEIVGQAVGIERDPANKRLGESAAGDLNYVTWINESHELAREKGYSVEILEAARVSEAESGKFQKLSSLPQSYYRQAGSIAVKRTAQAGWRLAAVLEGVK